From Neobacillus sp. PS2-9, the proteins below share one genomic window:
- a CDS encoding S8 family serine peptidase, giving the protein MKIRKKQFLNVMASGVIASSLLTSYLMPQQKTYAISNSVESILKGLTEEQTQSIKRLTPQEGFIIDPRLLSLKDKTANVIVEFKTAPVENAQQSKTKGTSKNKAEKIKGEQEYFKQRLTEIFKKKEELNKNIKENSIKYQIKQTYQNVFNGMAMTIPTNEINTLLETGVVKRIWKDNVVSLPINESTTTQEPTTGKIIPPALPHIGVDRLHNEGLKGQGIKVGVLDTGIDYNHPDLKDVYKGGYDCVDNDSDPMETTRAKWLGSGQPETIDGSSYYTEHGTHVAGTIASNPKNDVEYAMTGVAPNVDLYAYRVLGEYGSGYDSMVIAGIERAVEDGMDVINLSLGNGNNHSLDATSVAINNAALKGVIPVIAGGNAGPTPGTLGSPGASPLAITVGASDVPTDIPTVKASLADISVQNTLMGHGLGKDYLQLIDKEYDVVEVGIGTEEDYTDKDINGKMALISRGTISFDEKIRRAHDKGAVAVLIYNNEDGEIPYFLGENHGYVPTFKMLQGDGVKLSDKLKADPTTKLKISDLHSNMTSGDVLADFSSRGPVNNNFDIKPDVVAPGVSTFSTVPEYINSPEDGVDYSSGYASLSGTSMATPHVAGVAALLLQSHPDYTVADVKAALMNTADPLKGRMYNVNEVGAGRVDAYEAVHNTTLLEVQNKTTSLDENGSKIEIDDISGSIPFGSIAQSSETQNRTTSISIKNLSSELETYHTRVEFLTIDGVSRDAIKSGVTLQLPSTIEVNGNESKNINAEISIPANAEFGIYEGYIYIENDSKTAEYQIPFHVRYSKPGFEKLKFFKHAITNDLSNFHPYIEPFTPVEFKLNSHMKTIDVVVSDLEGKPIGFYGTFNLENASVDTDYLIFFGFSGEVKHFTGDPNKPLALEYESLKEGKYIVSYIGTGVDGKTYKIDNDMVIDNTAPTLEFDKKTGIHELSSSDLTTESYDGQDYTAYWVHGKLYDDTIDYLKSRGHDITQEANTAYAYQDSFWPTAEFFPNANGEFKFGVLPEEYANYPTNVAIYTYDYATAGNPTFPDFTFINKGSNYSLIKNNTKGVSLGSEFVNTFTVQNALDLTSASVTIDVPDFYKVVDVKPSKQLEDLAKKNNWTIHVAKPQITENTWSNISTFAVDISDKKTQLPVSINDDIDLLDITLKVVDDHNYFVESGFYYQESSYQTSSGSKSSLPTFAERFKFISQHSWFEGYYHGEAVNLDNYDLDYSKIGTKAYLVDKKGKKYSAYISENGYMTITDIPATKDEYTLIVDIPGHFQYNKKVTLSRTIDGVVQGIFYNVYTDTAAAGDVNGDNVIDIYDAKLVANNAGISGDRLKEDLNKDGVVDIVDFNYIEKNFMTINPYVPTSNKPVEKTEKLSLEELKKSFN; this is encoded by the coding sequence ATGAAAATTCGAAAGAAACAATTCCTAAATGTAATGGCATCAGGTGTAATAGCATCCAGTTTACTTACATCTTATTTAATGCCTCAGCAAAAAACGTATGCTATATCAAATTCTGTTGAATCGATTTTAAAAGGCCTGACAGAAGAACAAACACAATCTATTAAGAGATTAACTCCACAAGAAGGGTTTATTATTGATCCAAGATTATTGTCACTTAAAGATAAAACCGCAAATGTCATTGTTGAGTTCAAAACAGCTCCGGTCGAAAATGCTCAGCAATCAAAAACAAAAGGTACATCTAAAAATAAAGCAGAAAAGATAAAAGGGGAACAAGAATATTTTAAACAACGATTAACTGAAATTTTTAAGAAAAAGGAAGAGTTAAACAAAAATATAAAAGAAAATTCAATTAAATATCAAATTAAACAAACTTATCAGAATGTATTTAATGGAATGGCTATGACGATTCCTACAAATGAAATTAATACATTGCTTGAGACTGGTGTAGTTAAAAGGATTTGGAAAGACAATGTCGTTAGTTTACCGATAAATGAATCGACTACTACTCAAGAACCAACAACTGGAAAAATAATTCCACCAGCGCTCCCTCATATAGGAGTTGATCGTTTACATAATGAGGGCTTAAAAGGACAAGGGATAAAAGTTGGGGTACTTGATACAGGGATTGACTATAATCACCCTGATTTAAAAGATGTTTATAAAGGCGGCTATGATTGTGTCGATAATGATTCTGATCCAATGGAAACAACTAGAGCGAAATGGCTTGGATCTGGTCAACCTGAAACGATAGATGGTAGTTCATACTATACAGAACACGGAACTCATGTTGCTGGAACAATCGCATCTAACCCTAAAAATGATGTTGAATATGCCATGACTGGTGTAGCTCCGAATGTTGACTTGTACGCATATCGAGTATTAGGAGAATATGGATCAGGATATGATTCAATGGTTATCGCAGGAATAGAAAGAGCGGTAGAAGATGGAATGGACGTAATAAATCTATCATTAGGTAATGGTAATAATCATTCCTTAGACGCAACATCTGTAGCCATCAACAATGCAGCATTAAAAGGGGTCATACCAGTTATAGCCGGAGGAAATGCAGGGCCAACTCCTGGTACGTTAGGTTCACCAGGTGCTTCTCCACTAGCAATCACTGTGGGTGCTAGTGATGTGCCGACTGATATTCCAACCGTTAAAGCAAGTTTAGCAGATATCTCAGTTCAAAATACTTTAATGGGGCATGGCCTTGGTAAGGATTATCTACAATTAATTGATAAAGAGTATGATGTTGTTGAAGTAGGAATTGGTACTGAAGAGGATTATACTGACAAAGACATTAATGGGAAAATGGCATTAATTTCTCGTGGTACTATTTCATTTGATGAAAAAATCCGACGAGCTCATGATAAAGGTGCTGTAGCTGTATTGATTTACAATAATGAGGATGGAGAAATTCCATATTTCTTGGGTGAAAATCATGGCTATGTCCCAACATTTAAAATGTTACAAGGTGATGGAGTAAAACTTTCAGATAAATTAAAAGCGGATCCAACTACTAAACTTAAAATATCAGATTTACATTCAAATATGACCTCTGGTGATGTGTTAGCCGATTTTAGCTCACGTGGACCAGTAAATAATAACTTTGATATTAAGCCAGATGTGGTAGCACCTGGGGTGTCTACTTTCTCTACTGTTCCAGAGTATATTAATAGTCCAGAAGATGGTGTCGATTATTCTAGTGGTTATGCGAGTTTAAGTGGAACATCCATGGCAACACCACATGTTGCTGGAGTTGCAGCCTTATTATTACAATCACATCCAGATTATACAGTTGCAGATGTAAAGGCAGCGCTTATGAATACTGCTGATCCTTTAAAAGGTCGTATGTACAATGTGAATGAAGTTGGAGCAGGACGTGTAGATGCTTATGAGGCAGTACACAATACAACGTTATTGGAAGTACAAAATAAGACGACTTCCTTAGATGAAAATGGATCCAAAATAGAAATCGATGACATTTCAGGATCTATACCTTTTGGTAGTATTGCACAATCAAGTGAGACGCAAAATAGAACAACCTCGATTTCTATTAAGAATTTAAGTAGTGAACTAGAAACATATCATACAAGAGTAGAATTTTTAACAATCGATGGTGTTTCAAGAGATGCAATCAAGAGCGGTGTGACGCTTCAACTACCATCGACGATTGAAGTGAATGGTAATGAGAGTAAAAATATTAATGCAGAAATATCAATTCCAGCTAATGCAGAATTTGGTATATATGAGGGATATATTTATATTGAAAATGATTCCAAAACTGCAGAATATCAAATTCCTTTCCATGTTCGTTATTCTAAACCTGGATTTGAAAAGCTTAAATTTTTTAAACATGCAATAACGAATGACCTTAGTAATTTTCATCCATACATCGAGCCGTTTACACCAGTCGAATTCAAGTTAAATAGTCATATGAAAACGATTGATGTCGTGGTTAGCGATCTTGAAGGAAAACCAATTGGGTTTTATGGCACATTTAATTTAGAAAATGCGTCAGTTGATACGGATTACTTAATTTTCTTCGGATTTTCAGGTGAAGTAAAGCATTTTACAGGTGATCCGAATAAACCGTTAGCACTAGAATATGAATCACTTAAAGAAGGTAAATACATCGTTTCTTATATTGGTACAGGGGTAGATGGTAAAACATATAAGATTGATAATGACATGGTGATCGATAATACCGCTCCAACACTGGAATTTGATAAGAAAACAGGAATCCATGAACTTTCTAGTTCAGATTTAACAACTGAAAGTTATGACGGACAAGATTATACAGCATATTGGGTGCATGGAAAATTGTATGACGATACGATTGATTATTTAAAAAGTAGAGGTCATGACATCACTCAAGAGGCAAATACCGCGTATGCTTATCAAGATTCTTTTTGGCCAACAGCTGAATTTTTCCCAAATGCAAATGGTGAATTTAAATTTGGTGTCTTACCAGAAGAATATGCAAACTATCCAACAAATGTAGCCATATATACTTATGATTACGCTACAGCAGGAAATCCGACTTTCCCAGACTTTACTTTTATTAATAAAGGAAGTAATTATTCCTTAATAAAAAACAATACAAAAGGTGTAAGTCTTGGATCGGAGTTTGTAAATACATTTACTGTTCAAAACGCTTTAGATTTAACAAGTGCTTCTGTAACAATCGATGTCCCTGATTTCTATAAAGTTGTAGACGTTAAGCCATCTAAACAGCTAGAGGATCTTGCAAAGAAAAATAATTGGACAATTCACGTTGCAAAGCCACAAATTACAGAAAACACTTGGTCTAATATTTCAACATTTGCTGTAGATATATCAGACAAAAAAACACAATTACCAGTTTCAATTAATGATGATATTGATTTATTGGATATCACATTAAAAGTAGTCGATGACCATAATTACTTTGTAGAAAGTGGATTCTATTATCAAGAATCTTCCTATCAAACAAGCTCAGGTAGTAAGTCTTCTTTACCAACATTTGCTGAAAGGTTTAAATTCATTTCCCAGCACTCATGGTTCGAAGGGTACTATCATGGTGAAGCAGTTAATTTAGATAATTATGATTTAGACTATTCAAAGATTGGGACAAAAGCTTATCTGGTAGATAAAAAAGGTAAAAAGTACTCTGCATATATTTCAGAAAATGGTTATATGACAATAACGGATATTCCTGCAACGAAGGATGAATATACGTTAATCGTCGATATTCCTGGGCATTTCCAATACAACAAAAAAGTAACTTTAAGCAGGACGATCGATGGAGTAGTCCAAGGTATTTTCTATAATGTCTATACGGATACGGCTGCTGCTGGTGATGTCAACGGAGATAATGTAATCGATATTTATGACGCAAAGCTTGTTGCAAACAATGCTGGAATTTCAGGGGATAGATTGAAAGAAGATCTTAATAAAGATGGAGTCGTTGATATTGTTGATTTCAACTATATTGAGAAGAACTTCATGACTATTAATCCTTATGTCCCAACATCCAATAAGCCGGTTGAAAAAACGGAAAAACTATCCTTAGAAGAATTGAAAAAAAGTTTTAATTAA
- a CDS encoding helix-turn-helix transcriptional regulator translates to MDEGKIIRFYREKYQLTQEQLGKGICSGTHISKIERLHTEYAPEIITLLSDRLGINIENEIAKLNNIKKRLSHWHNVLIMQLFDEMDLINYELEQEDLIQISDYIYFYKLLRVKYLLMHNLTDEAFTIIKEIQKKEHKLSVYEANLFKHVLGVYYLAKHENLKAIQVLKSINDTDYNNKEYTYYLAVAYHSIESPAMAYFFADKSRQFFKEINNYLRVIDAEMLMVIQVKDDGDFKETIQRFESLIKSCDLCNSPDRKAKVLHNLAFEYFRRKNYELANKYYKESMSLKNNESSPYLLSLEGYIRSAYYGSLLPIDELLQLVNGGLEKALKKNEQLYLILFTLLSYLLQNKEHEYYQYLFDTSLPFFKKFGFVYLIKRSQKELFNYYYKQKKNGKALKMAHVLINH, encoded by the coding sequence ATGGATGAGGGGAAAATCATTAGGTTTTATCGCGAAAAATACCAATTAACTCAAGAGCAATTAGGAAAAGGGATTTGTTCTGGAACACATATTAGTAAAATTGAGCGTTTACATACTGAATATGCACCTGAAATAATCACTCTTTTATCAGATCGTCTAGGAATAAATATCGAAAATGAAATAGCAAAACTTAATAATATAAAAAAGCGCTTAAGCCATTGGCATAATGTTCTTATCATGCAATTATTTGACGAAATGGATCTTATTAATTATGAACTTGAGCAGGAAGATTTAATTCAGATCTCTGATTATATTTATTTTTACAAATTACTTCGGGTTAAGTATTTACTAATGCATAATTTGACTGACGAAGCATTTACCATCATCAAGGAAATCCAAAAGAAAGAACATAAATTATCTGTCTATGAAGCTAATTTGTTCAAACACGTTTTAGGAGTTTACTATTTAGCAAAACATGAAAATCTCAAAGCCATTCAAGTATTAAAATCAATAAATGACACAGATTACAATAACAAGGAATATACCTATTATTTAGCAGTTGCGTATCATTCGATCGAATCACCAGCTATGGCTTATTTTTTCGCAGATAAATCGCGTCAATTTTTTAAAGAAATTAATAACTATCTCAGAGTGATTGATGCAGAAATGCTTATGGTGATTCAAGTAAAAGATGATGGAGATTTTAAGGAGACCATTCAGAGGTTTGAAAGCTTAATCAAAAGCTGTGACCTTTGTAATTCACCCGATCGAAAAGCAAAGGTATTACACAACTTAGCTTTTGAATACTTTAGAAGAAAAAATTATGAACTAGCCAATAAATACTATAAGGAGTCAATGTCTCTTAAAAATAATGAATCAAGTCCTTATTTACTTTCTTTAGAAGGGTATATACGAAGTGCATATTATGGGAGTTTACTTCCAATAGATGAATTATTACAACTTGTTAATGGAGGACTTGAAAAAGCTCTAAAGAAAAATGAACAATTATATTTAATCTTATTTACCTTACTTAGTTATTTACTTCAAAATAAAGAACACGAATACTATCAATACTTGTTCGATACTTCATTACCTTTCTTTAAAAAATTTGGTTTTGTCTATTTAATTAAACGTTCCCAAAAAGAATTATTTAATTATTATTATAAACAGAAAAAAAATGGTAAGGCCTTAAAAATGGCCCATGTATTGATTAATCATTAA
- a CDS encoding spore germination protein, translated as MKLQNNDTEQESQNSPEQNWIERFSKSNDFVHEHTSLLDKEPFWLSYFRTLISSDILHKDVLPYLQEQLSLEELKSKIPVQGISFTNDKSQITQNLLNGYIAVQKNQYDQECLLINIANSKFRDVGIPTMESSALGPQVGFIEELDTNINLIRKRLPAAELLVKEMKVGELSKTRVAVIYMDGIADPENVNTVIQRIEDIQYDQILDSSYIASMIEDNSHSLFPQSISTERVDRVAAGLPEGKIIIAADGSPNLVIAPVTLIESLIAMEDYSFSWIISNFFRLLRFFSIFISSLVSPLYVAALTYHYELIPSKLLENLVGSRVAVPFSPFLEALFLEIMIEMVKEAGIRLPTKIGQSLGVVGGIVIGQAVVEAGLTSNVLLILVGLGTLASYIAPVYKFSNTIRFIKFPLIFLAQFLGLFGVFVGLLFTVLHVLRLTSLGRPYVSVYPLRKTAFQDLWIRLPFSKQKENPQFLRPQKKRKSTGSGKNPEPMNDFYE; from the coding sequence ATGAAGTTACAAAACAATGATACGGAACAGGAATCCCAAAATTCACCCGAACAAAACTGGATTGAACGCTTTTCTAAATCCAATGATTTTGTTCATGAGCATACCTCTCTACTAGATAAGGAGCCCTTTTGGCTTTCCTATTTTCGTACCCTCATATCATCAGACATTTTACATAAAGATGTGTTGCCATATTTACAGGAACAGCTAAGCCTCGAAGAATTGAAAAGCAAAATACCCGTACAAGGGATTTCTTTTACTAATGATAAATCTCAAATCACCCAAAACCTTCTAAATGGATATATAGCTGTTCAAAAGAATCAATACGATCAAGAATGTTTATTAATTAATATTGCGAACAGTAAATTTCGCGATGTCGGCATTCCGACCATGGAATCCTCAGCATTAGGTCCACAAGTTGGCTTTATTGAAGAATTAGACACCAACATCAATCTGATTCGAAAAAGATTACCAGCTGCTGAACTACTTGTAAAAGAAATGAAAGTCGGGGAACTGTCAAAAACTAGAGTAGCGGTCATTTATATGGACGGGATCGCTGATCCAGAAAACGTAAACACGGTGATTCAACGAATTGAGGATATCCAGTATGATCAAATTTTAGACAGTTCCTATATTGCGTCTATGATAGAGGATAATTCTCACTCCTTGTTTCCTCAATCAATTTCAACTGAGAGAGTCGATCGGGTTGCGGCAGGACTCCCTGAAGGGAAAATTATTATCGCGGCTGACGGGTCACCGAATCTTGTCATCGCACCTGTTACTTTAATTGAATCCTTAATAGCCATGGAGGATTATAGTTTCTCATGGATCATTTCTAATTTTTTCCGCTTATTACGATTTTTTTCTATTTTCATATCAAGTCTTGTCAGTCCTTTATACGTCGCGGCTCTGACCTATCATTATGAATTGATACCTTCAAAATTATTAGAAAATTTGGTTGGTTCAAGGGTAGCCGTTCCATTCTCTCCTTTTTTAGAGGCTCTATTTTTAGAAATTATGATAGAAATGGTGAAAGAAGCTGGTATTCGTTTACCTACGAAAATTGGACAATCCCTTGGCGTTGTTGGTGGCATTGTCATCGGTCAAGCCGTCGTTGAAGCAGGCTTAACCAGTAATGTTTTGCTTATTTTAGTAGGTCTTGGAACCTTAGCATCCTATATAGCACCTGTCTATAAATTTAGCAACACCATTAGATTTATTAAATTCCCATTAATCTTTCTTGCCCAATTCTTAGGTTTATTTGGGGTGTTTGTGGGATTATTATTTACCGTTTTACATGTGCTGCGACTTACCTCACTTGGGCGTCCATATGTAAGCGTGTACCCCTTAAGGAAAACGGCCTTCCAAGATCTATGGATTAGACTTCCTTTTTCTAAGCAAAAAGAGAATCCGCAATTCCTTAGGCCGCAAAAAAAGAGAAAGTCTACTGGAAGTGGAAAGAACCCAGAGCCCATGAATGATTTCTATGAATAA
- a CDS encoding GerAB/ArcD/ProY family transporter — protein MQIDKRHQISPYLVFFTIYSSQVGVGILSFQRIIAKKAGYDAWIGILLAGCFVQLFIWMMYKLLAKAEGDIVDVHSMVFGKIIGNSFSLIIMLYYWLASVSVLLGYIEIIQVWMFPNLSAWILSLIILVLVYYCVSGGFRVVVGISFLSFMYPQIYLIILYVFPIKMAHFSNLLPIMNHSFMDLLDSVKSSMYTLAGTETLLMFYPFIKNGYSSRKFAHLGALFTTLLYTFSAIVSFSFYSEKQLASTIWPELSLTKIMKFSYLERFEYLYISMYLVIVTSLLALLLWCSSRGLKKIFNKKQKYTLIVLSFTSVLLCQLIKDPYKDLLDKYIIQMNLWFFYAYIPILLLVLTILKRGNKNG, from the coding sequence ATGCAAATTGATAAAAGGCATCAAATTTCTCCCTATTTAGTCTTTTTTACGATCTATAGTTCACAGGTTGGTGTGGGGATTTTAAGTTTTCAACGAATCATTGCAAAAAAGGCCGGTTATGATGCTTGGATTGGCATTTTACTGGCTGGATGCTTTGTTCAACTTTTTATCTGGATGATGTATAAGCTTTTAGCAAAAGCCGAGGGGGATATTGTCGATGTCCATTCTATGGTGTTTGGTAAAATCATTGGCAACAGTTTCAGCTTGATTATTATGTTGTATTACTGGTTAGCTAGTGTATCCGTTTTGCTTGGTTACATTGAAATCATTCAGGTCTGGATGTTTCCCAATTTGTCGGCATGGATTCTTTCCCTTATTATATTGGTACTTGTTTATTATTGTGTGTCCGGAGGGTTTCGAGTCGTCGTTGGAATCTCATTTTTATCTTTTATGTATCCACAAATTTATCTCATCATTCTCTATGTTTTTCCAATAAAAATGGCTCATTTTTCAAATTTATTACCAATTATGAATCATTCCTTTATGGATTTATTGGATTCTGTCAAAAGCTCCATGTACACATTAGCGGGAACGGAAACGTTGCTCATGTTTTATCCTTTTATAAAAAATGGATACTCATCAAGAAAATTTGCTCATTTAGGAGCCCTATTTACGACCCTGCTCTACACCTTTTCTGCCATTGTCTCGTTTTCCTTTTATAGTGAAAAACAATTAGCATCAACCATTTGGCCAGAGCTGTCTTTAACTAAAATCATGAAGTTTTCTTACTTGGAAAGATTTGAGTACTTATATATTTCTATGTATTTAGTCATTGTTACTTCCTTACTCGCACTCTTACTATGGTGTTCTAGCAGGGGTCTTAAGAAAATTTTTAATAAAAAGCAAAAATACACCTTAATTGTCCTTAGCTTTACTAGTGTCCTACTATGCCAATTGATCAAAGACCCTTATAAAGATCTGTTAGATAAATATATTATACAAATGAATTTATGGTTCTTTTATGCTTATATCCCTATTCTACTTCTAGTCCTTACCATATTAAAAAGGGGTAATAAAAATGGATAA
- a CDS encoding Ger(x)C family spore germination protein, translating to MDKRSVVGLIIPLFLTGCSLIPPTIVNEINMAQGVGYDVASKNRIKETIVFPIFKKDKSSSTEIKASVGRSSKEIRAILNNETRYPLLSGQLRLALYGKELSKRGINDFVDTLNRDPSIGNLVQLAIVDGDSFDLLSTDKLKTENTSLFIHELLEQNMKSGQLTRSNLHSFLFQFSQIGQDPYLPLIKKEKDTIKINGLAIFKDDRFVTALSMDDLFIFKGLVDTYNHGLHQFILSNGEKVVLDILHSNAKYKVKIVKGRPVFTIYLKMNTRLQEFSSPKKQRVPIDKPKLQKGVEQILEKGSLKIVNRFQDHQVDPLGLGAKYKEHYRKFNEKSWNLIYPQVKVLVHAKVEIKQTGIVE from the coding sequence ATGGATAAGCGTTCTGTAGTTGGATTGATTATTCCACTATTTCTAACGGGTTGTTCCCTGATCCCTCCCACCATTGTCAATGAAATAAATATGGCACAGGGCGTAGGGTATGATGTGGCTTCTAAAAACAGAATAAAAGAGACGATCGTATTTCCTATTTTTAAAAAAGACAAATCTTCCTCTACCGAAATCAAAGCAAGTGTTGGGCGATCGAGCAAAGAGATTCGTGCCATCTTAAATAACGAGACTAGATATCCTTTACTAAGTGGGCAGCTTCGTTTAGCTCTCTATGGAAAGGAACTGTCAAAAAGAGGAATTAATGATTTTGTAGATACCCTAAACCGTGATCCCTCCATAGGAAACCTTGTTCAACTGGCCATTGTAGATGGTGATTCATTTGATTTATTATCAACGGATAAATTAAAAACAGAGAACACCTCCTTATTTATACATGAATTACTGGAGCAAAATATGAAATCCGGTCAGCTTACTCGGTCTAATTTACACAGCTTTCTCTTTCAATTTTCTCAGATTGGGCAGGATCCCTATTTGCCACTAATCAAGAAGGAAAAAGATACAATTAAGATCAATGGGTTGGCCATTTTTAAGGATGATCGATTTGTCACAGCTTTATCGATGGACGATTTGTTTATTTTTAAAGGGCTGGTTGATACATACAACCACGGGCTACACCAATTTATTTTAAGTAATGGTGAGAAGGTCGTTTTAGATATTCTTCATTCAAATGCAAAATACAAAGTGAAAATAGTAAAGGGTAGACCAGTATTTACGATCTACTTAAAAATGAACACTAGACTTCAAGAGTTCTCTTCTCCAAAGAAACAAAGGGTACCTATTGATAAACCAAAACTTCAAAAGGGAGTGGAACAGATTTTAGAAAAGGGTTCCTTGAAAATAGTCAATCGATTTCAGGACCATCAAGTGGATCCATTAGGTCTAGGAGCAAAATATAAAGAACATTATCGTAAATTTAATGAGAAGTCATGGAATTTAATTTACCCTCAAGTAAAGGTCCTTGTTCATGCTAAAGTTGAAATTAAACAAACGGGAATTGTTGAATAA
- a CDS encoding LCP family protein, producing the protein MKIKIIISLICLLILPSCSFQHGVDTKQKEKNIAVLLSKMEEASKKKTKKPFNGQKDANGKINVLIIGIDSRGEKKSRSDAIMVAQYDPHIKMGKIVTIMRDSYVEIPSENRHYNKINNAYYLGGPELLRQTIKNNFDIDVKHFITIDFIGFIKVIDMVAPKGIEVNVDQKIIEDMRLNIKPGVQRLHGKELLSYVRFRHDKLSDFGRVQRQQEVLASLKNEFTEQLSSVNGVMKLPTIGEEMIHYIDTDMDFKTFVSLCGNVLFNQVKDVETIRIPVPTGYSNMQYPHSGQVLQIDFAKNKEAMKEFLGDKPTPVTKEKRQK; encoded by the coding sequence TTGAAAATAAAAATCATTATCTCTCTAATTTGCTTATTAATATTACCCTCTTGCAGCTTTCAACATGGAGTAGATACTAAACAAAAAGAAAAAAATATTGCAGTATTATTAAGTAAAATGGAAGAAGCAAGTAAAAAGAAAACGAAGAAACCCTTTAATGGACAAAAAGATGCAAATGGAAAAATTAATGTCCTAATAATCGGTATTGATTCCCGTGGAGAAAAAAAATCCCGTTCGGATGCTATTATGGTCGCTCAATATGATCCTCATATTAAAATGGGCAAAATTGTGACCATTATGCGTGATTCATACGTCGAAATTCCAAGTGAAAACCGACATTATAATAAAATCAATAACGCTTATTACTTAGGCGGTCCTGAATTATTACGACAAACCATTAAAAATAATTTTGATATTGATGTGAAACATTTTATCACAATTGACTTTATAGGATTCATTAAGGTGATTGATATGGTTGCTCCAAAAGGCATCGAAGTAAATGTTGATCAAAAAATAATCGAGGACATGAGACTTAATATAAAACCTGGTGTACAAAGACTACATGGTAAAGAATTATTATCATATGTTCGATTCCGTCATGATAAATTAAGCGATTTTGGCCGAGTCCAAAGACAACAGGAAGTCCTTGCCTCGTTGAAAAATGAATTTACGGAACAATTAAGTTCTGTAAACGGTGTTATGAAATTGCCAACAATAGGAGAAGAAATGATTCATTATATTGATACAGATATGGACTTTAAAACATTTGTCTCTCTTTGCGGCAATGTATTGTTTAACCAAGTTAAAGATGTCGAAACCATACGTATTCCTGTTCCAACAGGATATTCTAATATGCAGTATCCTCATTCTGGACAAGTGCTACAAATCGATTTTGCCAAAAATAAAGAAGCGATGAAAGAGTTCTTGGGCGATAAACCCACCCCTGTAACAAAAGAAAAACGCCAAAAGTAA